The window CTGGGCCTCAAGCCCATGACCGTCAGCGGTTATCTCACATGTCTGAAATACGTTGTCAAAATCGCGTTCAACAACGGCTGGATGCCACGCAACCCCTTTTCCCTCTATCAATATACGGCTCCGAATCCGGAACGCAGTTTTTTAACGGAAGATGAACTCCACCGTATGATGACTACCGAGCTGCGTTATAAGCGTCAGGACTATAACCGCGATATGTTCCTTTTCTCCTGCTTCACGGGCATCTGCTATGCGGATATGGCCTCGCTGACCTATGACCAGATCGAACAGGATGCGCAGGGCGAGTGGTGGATCAGCGGCAACCGCCAGAAGACCGAAACCAAATACGTTGTCAAGCTGCTGCCTTATGCGTTGTTCATCCTGAACAAGTATCGGGGCCTGACCGGCGACGGACGTGTTTTTGCCATGTCTACACTCGATTCGATCGACGACAGCCTGAAAAACATCGCCCGGGAGTGCGGCATCGACAAACAACTCTCGTTCCATATCGCCCGACACACGTACGCCACGACGATCTGCCTGTCGAACGGTGTGAGTCTGGAGACGCTTTCGAAGATGCTGGGACATAAACAGATTACCACGACCCAAATCTATGCGAAAGTCACCCAGCCGATGATCGACCGTGAGGTTACTATGCTCCGGGAGAAACTGGCAACGAAATTCTCCGTGTAGACATTTTGCGATAAAGTATATAAATATATTATGTATTTACATACTTGTATAAACTCATCATTCGGTCGTTGCATCTTTGCGGCGATAACCGACTGTAATCCGATAATGGAACGACTCGATGAGATTTTGGAAATCGTCCGTGAGATCCGCGAGGATATCGCCTATATGAAACGGCACCGGAATATGCTTTGCGGTACGCCGATCCTTGAAGTGAGCGAGGTCTGCGACCTGCTGAAGATCAGCGATCGTCAGTTGCGCCGCTACTGCGTCAGCGGTCAGCTCACCGGTTTCCACTTCGGGCGCCGTCTTATGTTCTCCGCTGCCGAGATAAACCGTTTTGTCGAGCGGATCGACACGGAGTGCCGACAGCGAAAAGAACTTAAAAACCGGATCAGGAACCTTTAATTCATAACCCTATGCCTGACAAGTATTATTTGGTGGAGTCCGGAGCCTTGGAGAAACTGCTCCGCACGCATTTTCTGCTGACACAATCCACACTGCTCTTCGAACACCTGTTGAGCCACAGCGACCGCCCGATGTTCCTCTCGGCCCGCAAGGTCTGCGAGGTGCTGGGTCTGGACCGTCACCAGCTCGAACAATGCCGTAAAAAGCGGATGATCCGCGCCCGTGCCGTCAACGGACAGATGATGTACGATACCTACGAGTTGCTTGCGCTTACTGAACTTTTCTACCGCCGGAAGCTGCGGAAGACCCTCTCCCGGATACCGCAGTTCACGGTGCGCTAACCGAAAGGGACTGACTGCATCCGCAGCAGTCTCTTTTTGTTTTGAGACAGCACGAATAATAATTAAAAATCCCTTTGTGAACGCCGGCCTCGGGGCAAGATAGCGCCGGACACGTTCCGGCGTCAAATTTTTGCGGCACGATCTCCACCCTTCGGGTCGTATCGCCCCTCAAAAATTTGCCTTGTCCGTGCCGTCGCTGATAATCCCGCCCCGAAGCCGGCTTCTCACTTTTCATAGCGAGTATTCGCCGGCCGTATGTCAAACCAAAATCCATTTCGAATATGAAGAATCAGAAATTCGAGATTGCGGTAGCGGGTTACGACTACCGCTTCAAGACCTACGCCCGGGACGGCGTGGAGGCATCGGTAAAGGTGAAATGCTTCCTCGGAAAGCCCGATGCCGAGTGTACGATCCTTATTCCGACGTTGAATGACTACCTGCGGGAAACGGAATCCTGCCGTAGGCAGGTCGCTCAGCGATGAGAAAGTGGATCGATCAGTCGACCTTCGACGAGCTGCTGCTCGCCAATGCCGAGGATAACGTAGAGCGGGCTATTCAAAGCGCATCGGCCGTATTGGAAACAGTGCAGGAGTTCGTTCCGGAGGCAGCCTTGTTCTACCGTGTTACACATGCCGAGGACAGCCTGAAAAACTATTTCGAGGAGGCGTGCACCGGTTTCCGAAGAAACGGCATCCTGTTTCTCGTCCGCCAATATTTCTATCCAAAACCCTATTACGACCTTCGATTCGATTGGTCGTTCCTCCGGTATGCGGACAACTACTCCTACGGCAAGGCTTTCGACAAACAAACCGCGCCGAACCGTATCGGAGTTTTCACCCGGAAGAAGATCGACGATTGGGTGGAGTACCTCACGCAGGGTTACCGAAGCCTCGAACGGATCAATGCGGAGAACGAGCGAAAAGTGACCGGATACCGCAATCGATTGGAAGCAATACCTGATGTGGTTTGGGAATATTACAAAAATCGCGGTCATATCACACGGCACGGTCTGACCTATACTTTCGAGATACGGCAGACGGATTACAGCGAAAAGATCTCTTTGGACTATCGGTGCCGCACGCTCGACGATTTCCTTGCACTCTCCGACAATAAATTCACACCTAAACCTTAAACGACTATGGAACGAAACATTATTATCGAAAATATCTGCACTGCGTGCCGCTGCGGCGAACGTCGCGCCGAGGAATATTTGGCCGCGGAACTTCGCAACCTGCGGGAACTGCGGGATGCCGGGGCTCTGTGCTACGGCGATCTTGAAACGGCCTGTTCTGGGCTGGGACTGGACTTCGATTATACGGACTATTTCTGTCAGGCCTTGTCACTGAACTAACTCCGATTTACGATGAACAATCTTTGTTTCAACCGTTTCACACTGCGGACGGACGATGCGAAAACCCGCCGTAAAATCCTTCGCTGGCTGGCGCTCAATTACCGCTTGTACGAATACCTCCCCTCGGAGGCAGAGATCCGCGGACGGTTCATCTCGCGCAAACCCTTTCCCGCCGAAGCGCTCCGGCGCCAGATCGGGAAACTGCGCGGCGACAGGACTCTGTTCCTGCGGATTGTCTCTACGGACTTATACTCGCTCTATGTGGAAGGTAATGTCTATCTGCTCGGGGCGTGGTACCGAATCTTTCTTTAATAACCTGCCGCCTGCTCCGCAACGAGCGGGCGGCGTCATTTCCATATCATGGCATACGAATCATCCATTCCTTTCGCGGATATCAGGGATTTCCGCGAGGCCGAGATCAACGGCATCTCTGCTCTTTTCACTATGTGTCGCCTCGATTCCGAAACCCTTCCCGCCGATTTTCATTCGTGCGAGGTCATGGGCGGTCGGGGCAGCGATTTCCAGTGGCTCGTTCCGCTGGCTTTGGCAAACTTCACCGGAACGTTCGTCTCCCGGCAGCCCCTGCTCCGGGAAGGACAGGCGTACGCTGAAATACGCCGGTACGGCATCTATGACGCGACGACAGTCGACGAATGGTCTGAAAACAACAACGATAACTCTTAAACACTATGCGACGAAAATTCAAACTGAAGGTCAGCTATACCTTCAACGGCTGTTTTACCCTGCGTGCGGCTTCCGGCAAGGAGGCCGCACGTCTTGTTTCCGAACAATGCGGAACGGTTCTGAGTGCGATTCAAACGACTCTCGGCGAAGAATCCGAGGTAGACTGGCATTTCGACAAACATCCCCGGCTTGCAATCCGGGAAGTAATCGCTCTTCCGGAAACCCTTGACGGGGAGAAGCTGCCGCGCGTGCAGGTCTTTCACCCCGGGCAGCGTGTCTTCCGGAGCGATCCCGACTATGAAATGTCCGGTTGTTGTGTCGTCTGTTCGGGTAATGACGATAAGGAGACACCCTCCGACAAGGATCTTATCCTGATCTGCTGCTCAGACTCGGAAACTGAAGTCTATCCATGCGAACTACGTCCCATATCCGATAATCATTAAAGACACCTTCAAATGAACATGCAGGAATCCGATTTCCGGAGTGCGCTGGAAATCATCACCCGAAACAACAGAATCACTGTGTCGTTCAACACACCGATCGCCGACAACTACTCCCAAGTCTATCCGCTTCTTATCCATGAGAGCAACGCTTCGGTACTGAAACAGCTCCATGAGGCGGGCTTCTCGATGAGCATGACGAAAAAAGGACTGGAAGTGTCGAAGTATTAACCTCAAATAATCGCGCAATGAAACGCTATGAATTTTATCGGAATCAAAAAATTACTGTCATAGATTGCCGGTATTTCAGTTTTGAAGCCGAGAATCTCGAAACGGCAGTCCAGAAGATCAAGGATCTATGTGCTGACGGTCAACTCGATGAACTGTCAAATGATCCGACCTATCAGGAAGATGCTGCTTATCAGATTCCCGGAACGGAATATCCACTGGATATAGAAAACAATAATGGAGATCCTACGGTTATGATTTACTCGGCCGCAGACGGAAACTGCATCACGGACAACCTTCCGAAGAGAAGTATCAAATGCTTGTCGATGCCTGCGAGGCGTGGTGGAACAGACAATTCGCAGAGGAGCAAATCCGAATCCGGAAAGAGTCTGCCCAATGAATACCCGGAACAAACCCGATCTGCATTGCGGACCCCGACCTGATGTCCGCAGAAATACAATAACTCAAACCAAGAACATTTTAATGAACGAAACCATGAATTTACACGAATATTACCGTAACCATAAGGACGCGATCAACTCGTCGATTATGGAAATTGCCTGCGATCTGGCCGTCGGACAACTGCTGAATGCGCACGATGCACCTTTCGAAACATTTGTCGAAGCCGATGACCCTGACGATCCCGACAGCGGAACCCATTACAAGGAGGAGTTTCAAAAGGAATACGACAAATATTACGACGAGGAGTATGCCCGTGTATCAAAGCTGATGCGCTTCGACTATTGCCAAGAGGATGGAGTCGCGGCTTCGCCTGAAGATACGAACACTTAAACCATAACTTATTATGATCGATATTCCTTTGTCCCTGCGCGTTCCACCGCAGGGATGCTATAACCGCGGTATTTATACCTGTTATGAATGTGGTTTCGAACCGCCGCACTATAACGTAGTGCCCTGTATGCTGGGCCTTGCCGAGACCTCTGCCGGTACGATGGTCGTCTGGGAATGTCCCCGATGCGGTCAGAAATGGATGTTTCATTATCGGGCCCAAAATTCCCGTGAGGCTCACGATTACGCTGCCCAACTTCTCGCTTACCGCAATGGCGATCCCGATTGGCGTATGACGCTGAATCC of the Alistipes senegalensis JC50 genome contains:
- a CDS encoding site-specific integrase, with protein sequence MRSTFKVLFYLKRNKCKDQKVVPVMGRITVNGSIAQFSAKLSVPETLWEVSGGRAKGRSLEADRINRHLDNIRTQIGKHYQDICNRESYVTAEKVKNAYLGFGEKYRLLLEAFEKFTADLKKRVGIDRCHGTWNRYYKSIDHLRTFMRKEYNVSDMPLAELEQSFIEQYHVYLKSDLGLKPMTVSGYLTCLKYVVKIAFNNGWMPRNPFSLYQYTAPNPERSFLTEDELHRMMTTELRYKRQDYNRDMFLFSCFTGICYADMASLTYDQIEQDAQGEWWISGNRQKTETKYVVKLLPYALFILNKYRGLTGDGRVFAMSTLDSIDDSLKNIARECGIDKQLSFHIARHTYATTICLSNGVSLETLSKMLGHKQITTTQIYAKVTQPMIDREVTMLREKLATKFSV
- a CDS encoding helix-turn-helix domain-containing protein; this encodes MERLDEILEIVREIREDIAYMKRHRNMLCGTPILEVSEVCDLLKISDRQLRRYCVSGQLTGFHFGRRLMFSAAEINRFVERIDTECRQRKELKNRIRNL
- a CDS encoding LPD28 domain-containing protein, with amino-acid sequence MAYESSIPFADIRDFREAEINGISALFTMCRLDSETLPADFHSCEVMGGRGSDFQWLVPLALANFTGTFVSRQPLLREGQAYAEIRRYGIYDATTVDEWSENNNDNS